The Henckelia pumila isolate YLH828 chromosome 2, ASM3356847v2, whole genome shotgun sequence genome includes a window with the following:
- the LOC140881470 gene encoding CBL-interacting serine/threonine-protein kinase 3-like, translating into MDTAFANSNEKQSKVGRRIGKYEVGKTIGQGSFAKVKLAKNCETGQSVALKILNKDMVLKRKMTEQIKREIATMKLIKHPNVIRLYEVMASKTKIFIIMEYVTGGELFDTIATHGKMQEDEARKYFQQLINVVDYCHSRGVFHRDLKPENLLLDTAGNLKVSDFGLSALSQQIKDDGLLHTTCGTPNYVAPEVLNDRGYDGATADLWSCGVILFVLLAGYLPFNDCSLTRLYSKISSATFTCPSWFSSGATKLITRILEPNPVKRITISEILEDEWFKKDYKASVFDETENVNLDVVEVFSKNSEEHLETEKNEEQPTAMNAFELISMSKGLNLRNLFDIEQKFMRETRFTSKRPANEIIKKIEQAVKPLGFDVHKKNYKMSLQNNKSGRKGNLNVATEVFQVAPSFHMIEVRKAKGDTLEFHKFYTNLSTCLEDVVWRTDEDIQETGKRYS; encoded by the exons ATGGATACTGCTTTTGCAAATTCAAATGAAAAGCAGTCCAAAGTTGGGCGCAGAATTGGAAAATATGAGGTTGGAAAGACCATTGGCCAGGGTTCGTTTGCAAAAGTGAAACTAGCTAAGAACTGCGAGACTGGACAATCCGTGGCTTTAAAGATTCTTAATAAGGATATGGTCCTCAAGCGCAAAATGACTGAACAG ATTAAAAGGGAGATAGCGACAATGAAGTTGATAAAACATCCCAATGTTATTCGTTTGTATGAG GTGATGGCGAGCAAGACCAAGATATTCATTATCATGGAATATGTCACAGGAGGGGAGCTCTTTGATACAATT GCAACACATGGAAAGATGCAAGAAGATGAAGCTAGAAAATATTTTCAGCAGCTCATTAATGTTGTGGATTATTGCCATAGTAGAGGAGTCTTTCACAGAGACCTCAAG CCGGAGAACTTACTACTGGATACTGCAGGAAACCTCAAAGTTTCTGATTTTGGACTCAGTGCTCTATCCCAGCAAATCAAG GATGATGGTTTGTTGCACACAACATGCGGAACTCCAAATTATGTTGCTCCTGAG GTTCTAAACGATCGAGGTTATGATGGAGCAACTGCAGACTTGTGGTCTTGTGGAGTCATACTCTTTGTTCTGCTTGCAGGTTACTTGCCTTTCAACGATTGTAGTCTAACGAGACTATATTCAAAA ATATCTTCTGCAACATTTACTTGCCCTTCCTGGTTTTCCAGTGGTGCCACCAAATTAATCACTCGGATTCTCGAACCGAATCCTGTGAAA CGAATTACCATCTCTGAAATTCTGGAAGATGAGTGGTTTAAGAAAGATTACAAAGCATCAGTTTTTGATGAGACAGAAAATGTGAACTTGGATGTTGTGGAAGTTTTTTCGAAGAATTCTGAA GAACATCTAGAAACAGAGAAAAACGAGGAGCAGCCAACTGCTATGAATGCCTTTGAGTTAATTTCCATGTCAAAAGGCCTCAATCTTAGGAATCTATTTGATATAGAGCAG AAATTCATGAGGGAAACGAGGTTCACTTCTAAACGTCCAGCCAATGAGATAATCAAGAAAATCGAACAAGCTGTTAAACCTCTAGGCTTTGATGTTCACAAGAAGAATTATAAG ATGAGccttcaaaataataaatctgGAAGAAAAGGCAACCTTAATGTCGCCACTGAG GTATTTCAAGTTGCCCCTTCTTTCCACATGATCGAGGTAAGAAAGGCAAAAGGAGATACTTTGGAGTTCCACAAG TTCTATACAAATCTGTCGACCTGTCTTGAGGATGTAGTTTGGAGGACCGATGAGGACATTCAAGAAACAGGAAAGAGGTATTCTTGA